In the genome of Pseudomonas fluorescens, the window GACGGTTTGGTGCACATCTCCGCACTTTCGGAGAAGTTCATCAAGGATCCACGGGAAGCGGTGAAGGCCGGTGACGTGGTGAAAGTGAAGGTCATGGAAATCGACATCCCGCGCAAACGCGTGGGCCTGTCGATGCGCATGAGCGACACCCCGGGCGAGAAAATCGACGGCGCTCGCGGCGCGCGTCCGGGATCGGCGCCACGCCAGTCCCAGAACACCGCACCGCGCAAGGAAACCACGGCGGCAGCACCGAGCAACAACGCCATGGCTTCGCTGTTCGCCAATGCCAAGCAGTTGAAGAAACGCTGATGGACATTCCCGCCGGGCTGACCGAAAGCGCGTTTTTCAAGCTGCTGGGCTGCCGCTTGCACAGTCTGGAAACCGGGCTGGCGCAAGTCGCCCTGGCGCTGGAACCCGAGCTGCGCAATCGCGGTGGCAAGCTGCACGGCGGGGCCTTGTTCAGCCTGGTGGACATTGCCATGGGGCTGGCCTGTTCCAGCACCCACGGCTTTGACCAGCAGAGCGCGACCATCGAGTGCAAGATCAACTACATCCGCGCCGTCTCAGACGGCGAGGTGATGTGCACGGCGCGGGTGATCCACCCGGGCCGCCGCACATTGGTGGTCGAGGCCGATGTGATGCAGGGCGACAAACTGGTCGCAAAAGCACAAGGCACGTTCGCTGTCCTGTAGCTAGATGTCATCGATTTGAGTTAATTTCGGCGCTAAGACCTGTAGGAGCGAGCTTGCTCGCGATGAACGTCAGGGCGCCGTTTTCATTCAGGCACCCCGCGTTATCGTTAACCTCCATCGCGAGCAAGCTCGCTCCTACAAAACCAGGCGAAAACGCCAGTTTTAACCTCACCCTTGTAGACCGTCTTGCCCACCCCCATATTGGGGCGACTGACGCGTGAAGGAATCCAACTTGAGCGAACTTCTCAACCGCCGCCTGGCTCTGCTCGGCGAGCGCGCTAACCTCTCTCTGCTCGAACAGTGCCTTCACGGCATCGAACGTGAATGCCTGCGCGTGAACGGCGAAGGTCGCCTGGCGCAAACGCCGCACCCGGAAGAATTGGGTTCCGCGCTGACCAATGAACAGATCACCACCGACTATTCCGAGTCGCTGCTGGAGTTCATCACCCCGGCCCTGCCCGATCCTGCCGATACGCTGGCGAGCCTGGACAGCATTCACCGCTTTGCCTACAGCAAGCTCGGCAACGAGTACCTGTGGAGCCCATCGATGCCGTGCCCGTTGCCGGCCGAGGAAGACATCCCGATCGCCTATTACGGCACGTCCAATATCGGGCAGCTCAAGTATGTCTACCGCAAGGGTCTGGCCCTGCGTTACGGCAAGACCATGCAATGCATTGCCGGCATCCACTACAACTTTTCCCTGCCGGAAAAACTCTGGCCGTTGCTCAAACAGGCCGAAGGCTTTGTCGGCACCGACCGCGATTTCCAGTCGTCGTCCTACATCGCGCTGATCCGCAACTTCCGCCGCTACAGCTGGCTGCTGATGTACCTGTTCGGTGCTTCACCGGCACTGGACGCCGGCTTCCTGCGCGGTCGTTCGCATCAGCTGGAACAACTGGACCCACAGACTTTGTACCTGCCGTACGCCACCAGCCTGCGCATGAGCGACCTGGGTTACCAGAGCAACGCCCAGGCCGGCCTGACGCCGTGCTACAACGATCTGAACAGCTACACCGACAGCCTGCGCAAAGCGGTGGCCACGCCGTATGCGCCGTACGTCGAAGTCGGCACCCACCAGGATGGCGAGTGGGTACAGCTCAACACCAACATCCTGCAGATCGAAAACGAGTACTACTCCAACATCCGCCCGAAACGCGTGACCTACACCGGCGAGCGCCCGATCCAGGCACTGATGGCCCGTGGCATCCAGTACGTCGAAGTACGCTGCCTGGACATCAACCCGTTCCTGCCAATGGGCATCGACCTTACCGAGTCGCGCTTCCTCGATGCGTTCCTGCTGTACTGCGCGCTCAATGACAGCCCGCTGCTGACCAACACCAGTTGCGGCAACGCGACCTCGAACTTCCTCAGCGTGGTCAAGGAAGGTCGCCGTCCGGGCCTGCAACTGCAACGGGATGGCCAGCCGGTTGACCTGAAGGAATGGGCCGGCGAGCTGCTGGAAAAAATCGCTCCGCTTGCGGCGATGCTCGACCAGAGCCATGGTGGCGGTGCCCACAGCAAGGCCCTGGACGCCCAGATGTCCAAGGTTCAGGACCCGTCCCTGACGCCGTCGGCCCAGGTATTGGCAGCGATGGCCGAACACAAGGAAAGCTTCGCCCAGTTCTCCCTACGCCAGAGCCAGGCCCATGCCGAGTTCTTCCGCAGCGAGCCGTTACCGGCTGAGGAGCAGGCGAAATTTGAAGAGCGGGCGCGTTCGTCGCTGGCTCAGCAGGCTGAACTGGAGCAGAACGAAGTCGGCGATTTCGATGTGTTTGTCGGGGCGTACCAGGCGAGCATTCTGGCGATCAGTAACTAACCGCAGACTATTGTGGCGAGGGAGCTTGCTCCCGCTGGAGGCCGTAGGACTCCCATTTTTGCGGCTGCTACGCAGCCGAGCGGGAGCAAGCTCCCTCGCCACAAAAAGCGGTACGCGGTAACTCCTGTCTAAAGTTTTCCCCTCATAAGCTAATTCGAAAAAGTTATTTATTTTCGAATTATTAGATCATTTAGTCTCTTTATCACGCCGACATTCGGTCGCCTGACAAGGAGCTTTCTGATGAAACTGACTTTCCCTCTACGCTTGCTGGCGGCCGCTTCCTTGGCGACAGCGAGTTTTTTTGCCCAGGCGACCGACTTCACCGTCGCCTACCAGACCACCGTTGACCCGGCGAAAGTCGCCCAGGCTGACGGCGCTTACGAAAAGGCCACCAAGGCCGATATCAGCTGGCGCAAATTCGACAACGGTGCCGACATCATCGCTGCCATCGCCTCCGGCGACGTACAGATCGGCTACCTCGGCTCCAGCCCCCTGACCGCCGCCATCACCCGCAAAGTGCCAGTGGAAACTTTCCTCATCGCCACCCAGATCGGCGCCGCCGAAGCCTTGGTCGCCCGCGACGGTTCCGGGATCAAGACCCCGCAAGACCTGATCGGCAAGAAGATCGCCGTGCCGTTTGTATCCACCGGCCACTACAGCCTGCTCGCTGCGCTCAAGCACTGGAACATCGACCCGTCGAAAGTCACCGTACTCAACCTCGCCCCGCCAGCAATTATCGCTGCGTGGAAACGCGGTGACATCGACGCCACGTACGTGTGGGACCCGGCCCTCGGTGTCGCCAAGGAAAACGGCAAGGTACTGATCACCTCCGGC includes:
- a CDS encoding PaaI family thioesterase, with the translated sequence MDIPAGLTESAFFKLLGCRLHSLETGLAQVALALEPELRNRGGKLHGGALFSLVDIAMGLACSSTHGFDQQSATIECKINYIRAVSDGEVMCTARVIHPGRRTLVVEADVMQGDKLVAKAQGTFAVL
- the gshA gene encoding glutamate--cysteine ligase, with product MSELLNRRLALLGERANLSLLEQCLHGIERECLRVNGEGRLAQTPHPEELGSALTNEQITTDYSESLLEFITPALPDPADTLASLDSIHRFAYSKLGNEYLWSPSMPCPLPAEEDIPIAYYGTSNIGQLKYVYRKGLALRYGKTMQCIAGIHYNFSLPEKLWPLLKQAEGFVGTDRDFQSSSYIALIRNFRRYSWLLMYLFGASPALDAGFLRGRSHQLEQLDPQTLYLPYATSLRMSDLGYQSNAQAGLTPCYNDLNSYTDSLRKAVATPYAPYVEVGTHQDGEWVQLNTNILQIENEYYSNIRPKRVTYTGERPIQALMARGIQYVEVRCLDINPFLPMGIDLTESRFLDAFLLYCALNDSPLLTNTSCGNATSNFLSVVKEGRRPGLQLQRDGQPVDLKEWAGELLEKIAPLAAMLDQSHGGGAHSKALDAQMSKVQDPSLTPSAQVLAAMAEHKESFAQFSLRQSQAHAEFFRSEPLPAEEQAKFEERARSSLAQQAELEQNEVGDFDVFVGAYQASILAISN
- the tauA gene encoding taurine ABC transporter substrate-binding protein, whose product is MKLTFPLRLLAAASLATASFFAQATDFTVAYQTTVDPAKVAQADGAYEKATKADISWRKFDNGADIIAAIASGDVQIGYLGSSPLTAAITRKVPVETFLIATQIGAAEALVARDGSGIKTPQDLIGKKIAVPFVSTGHYSLLAALKHWNIDPSKVTVLNLAPPAIIAAWKRGDIDATYVWDPALGVAKENGKVLITSGELAKFGAPTFDAWIVRKDFAEKHPEIVTAFAKVTLDAYADYRKDPQAWLANQGNVDKLVKLSGAKASDIPLLLQGNVYPLAVDQVLTLGAPTTKAITDTAAFLKEQGKVEAVLPDYAPYVSAKFITH